A stretch of Vibrio maritimus DNA encodes these proteins:
- a CDS encoding substrate-binding domain-containing protein, with amino-acid sequence MKKLLILLDSMVYFDRQVLKGIKARSDESDLKLSLYLECASNLDYILSERWDYVIADYNKPAVKHLVNTLGAKRVVYANHSPVDLPDTLSSVILDNEGLARLAIRTFAKSGLMHVGYFANQQDLVTPWSQERHKAFQRAAPKHSLNYCDNVHDAIKSRMFPLGVYCSSDRSARRIAEVCELENINVPEQVAIIGTDYDDTERLLSPMPLSSVELDPFELGRSCMETLEQVIRYKRSVSKLFSSNTVIHAKTTASEGDEDKVVVKAELYMRNHFHSNIKIKQVTDFCRISRKTLDTRFLIVHGVTAHQYLTNLRVERAKHLLETTNDRMESIAKQCGYPSQSYLSQVFIKQLGLSPAKYRQHNAKHAVVVL; translated from the coding sequence ATGAAAAAGCTGCTTATTCTTCTCGACAGCATGGTCTATTTTGACCGCCAAGTGCTTAAGGGTATCAAAGCTCGTTCTGATGAATCCGATCTCAAGCTCAGTCTTTATTTAGAATGTGCGAGTAACTTAGACTACATACTCAGCGAAAGGTGGGATTACGTTATTGCGGATTACAATAAACCAGCAGTAAAACACCTCGTTAATACATTGGGCGCAAAGCGTGTGGTGTATGCCAATCATTCACCGGTTGATCTCCCTGATACTTTGTCTTCTGTCATTCTCGATAATGAAGGGCTAGCTCGTTTAGCAATCCGCACTTTTGCAAAAAGCGGACTTATGCATGTCGGGTATTTCGCAAACCAGCAAGATCTTGTTACGCCATGGAGTCAAGAGCGACACAAAGCGTTTCAAAGAGCGGCCCCTAAACACTCTCTTAACTATTGCGACAATGTACACGATGCCATTAAAAGTCGGATGTTTCCTTTAGGTGTTTATTGTTCGTCAGACAGGTCAGCTCGTCGCATAGCAGAGGTATGCGAGTTAGAAAACATCAATGTGCCAGAGCAAGTCGCGATTATTGGTACCGACTATGACGACACTGAACGTTTGTTGTCACCTATGCCGTTAAGTTCGGTAGAGCTTGATCCGTTTGAACTTGGGCGTAGCTGCATGGAGACGCTAGAACAGGTAATTCGTTACAAGCGGTCAGTATCTAAGCTGTTCTCATCAAACACAGTCATTCATGCGAAAACTACTGCAAGTGAAGGGGATGAAGATAAGGTTGTGGTAAAAGCCGAGCTTTATATGCGAAATCATTTCCATTCTAATATAAAGATCAAACAGGTCACGGATTTCTGCCGAATCTCACGCAAGACATTGGATACTCGGTTTCTAATCGTTCACGGTGTCACTGCTCATCAATATTTAACCAATCTCCGTGTAGAGCGTGCTAAACATCTGCTAGAGACCACAAATGACCGTATGGAGAGTATTGCAAAACAGTGTGGTTACCCCAGTCAGTCTTACCTATCTCAGGTTTTTATTAAGCAGCTAGGCTTGTCACCGGCGAAGTACCGTCAACACAATGCGAAGCATGCCGTGGTTGTGTTGTAA
- a CDS encoding glycoside-pentoside-hexuronide (GPH):cation symporter, translating to MNTIKLSVKEKIAYGLGDTGCNFVWQTVMLFLAYFYTDIYGLSPAHMGTMFLLVRFIDAVTDPIMGSIVDRTKSKHGRYRPYLLWMAIPFGGACMAAFFTPDFGETGKIVYAYVSYIFLTLMYTAINVPYCAIANAMTNDSKERTSLQSYRFALSTAGGLVVAMVALPLVDVIGQGDVQKGYMGAMAVMGLGAIALFFFSFANTTERCVPEIEEKQSVWDDLKLLMKNNQWRVLFIVNVVLLTGIVLKGASTMYYVNTVMGRADLATAFMVTGMLANIVGAIFSAPVLGKYDKPKVYRALIVASGFLSAVLFLVDPQNVFMVFALVIILGVVQMSTTPILWSMMSDVVDYEKTRSNRSLSGMVFSTNLFAIKLGIAIGGAAVGWILAWSGYVGGAETQTAEAVTAINLLYTVIPGVFFASIAVFMMLYKLDNEHLEKIKALLVLDAKENEQRKPVAHNAELG from the coding sequence ATGAACACTATCAAGTTATCCGTAAAAGAGAAGATAGCTTATGGGTTAGGCGATACTGGCTGTAACTTTGTATGGCAGACAGTAATGCTATTTCTTGCATATTTTTATACCGATATTTACGGTTTGTCGCCTGCCCATATGGGAACCATGTTTTTGTTAGTCCGCTTTATCGATGCGGTAACTGACCCAATCATGGGCTCTATTGTAGATAGAACGAAATCGAAACATGGTCGTTATCGCCCTTATTTGTTATGGATGGCGATTCCGTTTGGGGGAGCTTGTATGGCAGCCTTCTTTACCCCAGACTTCGGCGAGACAGGTAAGATAGTCTATGCCTATGTTTCTTATATATTTTTAACGTTAATGTATACGGCTATTAATGTTCCGTATTGTGCTATAGCGAACGCGATGACTAACGACTCGAAAGAGCGTACTTCTCTTCAGTCTTATCGTTTCGCACTGAGTACTGCTGGTGGCTTGGTCGTGGCTATGGTTGCGCTACCGCTAGTGGATGTTATTGGTCAAGGGGACGTGCAAAAAGGCTATATGGGCGCGATGGCAGTTATGGGCTTGGGCGCGATTGCATTGTTCTTTTTCAGCTTTGCTAACACCACCGAGCGTTGCGTTCCAGAGATTGAAGAAAAGCAGTCTGTATGGGATGACTTGAAGCTTCTAATGAAGAATAACCAGTGGCGCGTATTGTTTATCGTCAATGTTGTCCTTCTGACCGGTATCGTTCTTAAAGGTGCTTCCACCATGTACTACGTGAACACGGTTATGGGACGAGCGGACCTGGCTACTGCCTTTATGGTTACTGGTATGCTAGCTAACATCGTCGGCGCTATATTCTCTGCGCCAGTGCTTGGTAAATACGACAAGCCAAAGGTATATCGTGCGCTGATTGTTGCTTCAGGTTTCTTATCAGCGGTTCTGTTCTTAGTCGACCCTCAGAATGTATTTATGGTGTTTGCCCTAGTGATTATTCTTGGTGTGGTTCAAATGAGTACAACGCCAATTCTATGGAGCATGATGTCGGACGTTGTCGATTATGAGAAAACGCGCAGCAATCGCTCACTAAGCGGTATGGTTTTCTCAACCAATCTATTTGCGATTAAGCTCGGTATTGCGATTGGTGGCGCAGCAGTAGGTTGGATTCTCGCTTGGTCAGGTTATGTGGGCGGTGCGGAGACGCAAACTGCTGAGGCAGTCACAGCTATTAACTTACTTTACACAGTAATACCTGGCGTATTCTTCGCTTCAATTGCGGTATTTATGATGCTCTACAAACTAGACAACGAACATCTAGAGAAGATCAAAGCACTCCTTGTTCTTGATGCGAAAGAGAACGAACAACGTAAACCTGTTGCTCACAATGCAGAGCTAGGCTAA
- a CDS encoding glycosyl hydrolase, with the protein MRKLIIPVIASVASAVIIAGCSSQPNTVAVDTAPKALPADIAEKPIELFVGQDLGAVGGLKDYDQGYVDYFGIPSGVTVYTSLKDLEGLEQKVNYGAGDNHANLYLESDAFKGVDIAMGLYLVDQLDDINAGKLDSNISKLANWISQSERTVYLRIGYEFEGSWNGYASDDYKEAYRRIVDGLNKLNVDNVEYVWQSSGYEEDREELLSYYPGDAYVDWVAYSYFNHDPKLAGQEMLRIARERGKPVMIAELTPRGYNLMLDDGKKTWDSWFKPFLNHLKENQDVIKIIAYINADWDVQPMWKGQGWGDTRLQSNLYIANKWRRTIKREEWLVTSTVAIPPIFLLPDDYDELKQARNKAAEDTVPQENQWQAEDATPTGNVRIYPDGAAAGGKGMAYMYQLGDSLTFKGVPQSNYFVIRYASERSGKIGLFVNGQRSYDIEFDSTGSWVGTYNKVEMRVDIPEGADVAIKWETGDTALNTDYVVFDRR; encoded by the coding sequence ATGAGAAAACTTATTATCCCTGTTATTGCCTCTGTGGCCAGTGCTGTCATCATTGCGGGGTGTAGCAGTCAGCCAAACACGGTGGCGGTGGATACGGCGCCGAAAGCACTACCTGCAGACATTGCAGAAAAGCCCATTGAACTATTTGTAGGCCAAGACCTTGGTGCAGTTGGTGGGTTAAAAGATTACGACCAAGGCTATGTCGACTATTTTGGCATCCCAAGCGGTGTAACGGTTTATACCAGTCTAAAAGATCTTGAAGGTCTCGAGCAGAAGGTGAACTACGGCGCGGGTGATAACCACGCAAATCTCTACTTAGAAAGTGACGCGTTTAAGGGCGTTGATATCGCGATGGGGCTCTACTTGGTAGACCAACTTGATGATATCAACGCGGGTAAGTTAGACAGTAACATTTCCAAATTGGCTAACTGGATCAGTCAATCAGAAAGAACGGTTTACCTGCGAATCGGTTATGAGTTTGAGGGTAGTTGGAATGGTTACGCTTCTGATGATTATAAAGAGGCATACCGACGTATTGTTGATGGTTTAAACAAACTTAATGTTGATAACGTTGAATACGTGTGGCAATCCAGTGGCTATGAAGAAGATAGAGAGGAACTATTGAGCTACTATCCAGGCGATGCTTATGTAGACTGGGTAGCCTATTCATACTTCAACCACGACCCAAAACTGGCGGGACAAGAGATGCTGCGCATTGCTCGTGAACGTGGAAAACCGGTAATGATTGCAGAGCTTACTCCGCGCGGTTATAACCTGATGCTGGATGATGGTAAGAAAACATGGGATAGCTGGTTCAAGCCTTTTTTGAATCATCTAAAAGAAAACCAAGACGTTATCAAAATCATCGCGTACATCAATGCCGACTGGGATGTACAGCCGATGTGGAAAGGTCAAGGTTGGGGTGACACACGCCTTCAATCGAACTTATACATCGCGAATAAATGGCGCAGAACCATCAAGAGAGAAGAGTGGTTGGTTACGTCAACGGTTGCCATTCCACCAATCTTCTTGCTTCCAGACGACTACGATGAGTTGAAACAAGCACGAAACAAAGCCGCTGAAGACACTGTACCACAAGAAAACCAATGGCAGGCTGAAGATGCGACGCCAACCGGCAATGTACGTATCTACCCAGATGGCGCTGCAGCAGGCGGCAAGGGGATGGCATATATGTATCAGTTGGGTGACTCTTTGACCTTTAAAGGTGTCCCTCAGTCTAACTATTTTGTGATTCGCTATGCGTCGGAACGGTCAGGCAAAATTGGCCTGTTTGTCAACGGTCAACGATCTTATGACATAGAGTTCGATTCGACAGGTTCTTGGGTTGGAACGTACAACAAAGTAGAGATGCGAGTTGATATCCCAGAAGGGGCTGATGTAGCCATCAAGTGGGAAACCGGTGATACGGCACTAAACACGGACTACGTGGTTTTTGACAGACGATAA
- the xylA gene encoding xylose isomerase, protein MTEFFKNINKIKFEGKESTNPLAFRHYDADRMILGKSMKEHLRFAACYWHNFRWPGSDVFGDGTFDHEWLKVSDPMEHARVKADAAFEFFSKLDVPYYCFHDTDVAPEGASIKEYVNNFQTMVDVLEQKQEETGLKLLWGTANAFSHPRYMSGAGTNPDPKVFAYAATQIFNAMGATKRLGGENYVLWGGREGYETLLNTDLRQEREQLGRLMQMVVEHKHKIGFKGAILIEPKPQEPTKHQYDYDTATVYGFLKQFGLENEVKVNIEANHATLAGHSFHHEVATATSLGLFGSIDANRGDAQLGWDTDQFPNSVEENTLVMYEILKAGGFTTGGFNFDARVRRPSIDLEDFFHGHIGGMDVMALSLERAADMIENDVLSKNIAQRYSGWNEDLGKKILTGDLNLEQVANYAVDNNLSPVKESGRQEHLENIVNGFIYK, encoded by the coding sequence ATGACTGAATTTTTTAAGAACATTAATAAAATCAAATTTGAAGGAAAAGAATCGACGAATCCTTTAGCGTTTCGTCACTACGATGCGGACCGCATGATTCTCGGTAAGTCGATGAAAGAGCATCTTCGTTTCGCTGCTTGCTACTGGCATAACTTCCGCTGGCCTGGTTCTGACGTATTTGGTGACGGTACTTTCGACCACGAGTGGTTAAAGGTATCAGACCCAATGGAACACGCTCGCGTTAAAGCGGATGCTGCATTTGAGTTCTTCTCAAAGCTAGATGTCCCATATTACTGTTTCCACGATACTGATGTTGCACCGGAAGGCGCTTCTATCAAAGAGTACGTAAACAACTTCCAAACAATGGTTGATGTATTAGAGCAGAAGCAAGAAGAAACAGGTCTTAAACTTCTTTGGGGTACGGCTAACGCATTCTCACATCCGCGTTATATGTCAGGTGCAGGCACAAACCCAGATCCTAAAGTATTTGCTTATGCTGCAACTCAAATCTTCAACGCTATGGGTGCAACTAAGCGCCTTGGTGGTGAAAACTACGTACTTTGGGGTGGTCGTGAAGGCTATGAGACACTGCTAAACACTGACCTACGTCAAGAGCGTGAGCAGTTAGGTCGCTTGATGCAAATGGTAGTAGAACATAAGCACAAGATTGGCTTTAAAGGTGCAATCCTAATTGAACCTAAGCCGCAAGAACCAACTAAGCATCAGTACGATTACGATACTGCAACAGTTTACGGTTTCTTGAAGCAGTTTGGTCTTGAGAACGAAGTTAAAGTAAACATCGAAGCGAACCACGCTACGCTAGCAGGTCACAGCTTCCACCACGAAGTAGCAACAGCTACATCACTAGGTCTATTCGGCTCTATCGATGCTAACCGCGGTGACGCGCAACTAGGCTGGGATACTGACCAGTTCCCTAACAGTGTTGAAGAAAACACACTAGTGATGTACGAAATCCTAAAAGCAGGCGGTTTCACTACAGGTGGCTTCAACTTCGACGCACGCGTTCGTCGCCCTTCTATCGACCTAGAGGATTTCTTCCATGGTCACATCGGTGGTATGGACGTAATGGCTCTATCACTTGAGCGTGCAGCTGACATGATTGAGAACGACGTTCTATCTAAGAATATTGCACAGCGTTATTCTGGTTGGAACGAAGATCTTGGTAAGAAAATCCTAACGGGCGATCTAAACCTAGAGCAGGTGGCTAATTACGCGGTGGATAACAACCTATCTCCAGTGAAAGAATCTGGCCGTCAAGAACATCTAGAAAACATTGTGAACGGGTTCATCTACAAGTAA
- a CDS encoding glycoside hydrolase family 43 protein: MTQTIQNPVLKGFNPDPSIVRVGDDYYIATSTFEWFPGIQIHHSKDLVNWRLVSHVLTRTSQLDMTGMDNSEGVYAPALTYADGKFWVCFSNVHSCRGGNWMATPSFVVTADNIEGPWSEPTPIGNYGFDPSLFHDDDGKKYMLNMIWDGRAKTNFFGGIVMQEFDAERGELVGEPRNIFEGTYLGCTEGPQMLKKDGYYYLITAEGGTERNHAVTVCRSKNVWGPYEVHPDNPILTSRFQEDAELSRAGHGFLVETQQGEWYLSHLCGRRIPNPEGYQFIPKYDNGFSILGRESAIQKAHWENGWPYVTTGKTPVVEVNAPELEPCPWPELPKTDNFDSPELDINFQTLREPLDDSWASLTEKPGYLRLKGRHYLSSRYQNSLVARRFQSHYATVETKLEFNPTTPYEMAGLSAYYARNGHYFLKMTANDAGEKVLQIAGNINDVYGEYSEEVRIGDCDAVYLRLELKCQWYQFSYSLDGENWLTIGPALNSTPLSDEGGPDIFRFTGSFAALFACDITGRMQPADFDYFSYQEHEA; this comes from the coding sequence ATGACGCAAACTATTCAAAATCCTGTACTTAAAGGTTTTAATCCTGATCCATCAATTGTTCGTGTTGGTGATGACTATTACATTGCGACGTCAACATTTGAATGGTTTCCTGGCATTCAAATTCATCATTCAAAAGACTTAGTCAATTGGCGTTTAGTCAGCCATGTCCTTACTCGAACCTCTCAACTTGACATGACTGGTATGGACAACTCAGAGGGTGTGTACGCTCCTGCCCTAACCTATGCGGATGGTAAATTCTGGGTGTGTTTTTCGAATGTACACTCTTGCCGTGGTGGTAACTGGATGGCAACACCAAGCTTTGTGGTGACCGCAGACAATATTGAGGGTCCCTGGAGTGAGCCAACACCGATCGGTAATTACGGTTTTGACCCATCGCTTTTCCATGATGACGATGGAAAAAAATACATGCTAAACATGATCTGGGATGGGCGAGCAAAAACCAACTTCTTCGGCGGCATCGTCATGCAAGAGTTCGATGCTGAACGTGGTGAGCTCGTGGGTGAACCTCGAAACATCTTTGAAGGCACGTATCTGGGCTGTACAGAGGGTCCACAGATGCTCAAGAAAGATGGTTACTATTATCTCATCACTGCAGAGGGCGGCACTGAACGCAACCATGCAGTGACAGTTTGCCGTTCAAAGAATGTTTGGGGACCTTACGAGGTGCATCCAGATAATCCAATTCTAACAAGTCGCTTCCAAGAGGACGCTGAATTGTCTCGCGCTGGCCACGGATTTTTAGTCGAAACTCAGCAAGGCGAATGGTACTTAAGCCACCTCTGTGGTCGACGTATTCCAAATCCCGAGGGCTATCAGTTTATTCCCAAGTATGACAATGGCTTTTCTATTCTTGGGCGTGAGAGTGCAATCCAAAAAGCACATTGGGAAAATGGTTGGCCATACGTAACTACAGGTAAGACGCCGGTCGTGGAGGTTAACGCGCCTGAACTCGAACCTTGCCCTTGGCCAGAACTGCCAAAGACCGACAACTTCGATTCACCAGAGCTTGATATCAACTTCCAAACACTGAGAGAGCCGTTAGATGATTCTTGGGCTTCACTGACTGAAAAGCCAGGTTACCTGAGACTAAAAGGACGTCACTATTTAAGTTCTCGTTATCAAAATAGCTTGGTTGCACGCCGATTCCAAAGCCACTATGCAACGGTAGAAACTAAGTTGGAGTTTAATCCAACAACACCTTACGAAATGGCGGGGCTAAGCGCTTATTATGCTCGAAATGGTCACTATTTCTTGAAAATGACTGCTAACGATGCCGGCGAGAAAGTGCTACAGATTGCGGGAAACATTAACGATGTTTATGGCGAGTATAGTGAAGAGGTCCGTATTGGTGATTGCGACGCGGTCTATCTTCGCCTAGAGCTTAAGTGCCAGTGGTATCAGTTCTCTTATTCACTTGATGGTGAAAACTGGCTAACTATTGGTCCTGCGCTCAACAGTACCCCTTTATCTGACGAAGGTGGACCGGATATCTTTAGATTCACAGGTAGCTTTGCAGCGTTGTTTGCTTGCGACATCACAGGCAGAATGCAGCCCGCGGATTTTGACTACTTCAGCTATCAGGAACACGAAGCATAA